GATTATAGGGGGTTTAGGTGGAGGAGGTCCAGGTGGAGGCGGTGTAGGGGGTATGGGTGGCTCAGGCGGTGGTGGTTCGATAGGAGGTTCGGGTGGCAAAGGAGGCCCAGGAGGTACGGGAGGTTTGGGTGGCTCGAATGATTCATTATGGACAATGTATTCTAAAAAGAATGTTTTCATTTCTAATCACCTCACCTCCAATTTCGCCAAGATATTTTACGTATGGATTTTTAATTAAAGGCAAATTAGTTAATAGTGGAGTCCCATTTTTTTCATTCTGTGTATTAAAGCCTCCCTTCTCATTTTTAGCATAGCGGCTGTCTTTGTTTGGTTCCATTTATTCAAGTCCAGTGCTTTTCTTATAATCTTCTCCTCTATTCTTTGAAGAGAGGCGTCCTCTAGTGGTATCTCCAGAATAATTTTGTTCCCGGATTTCTCAACTTTTACATTACTGCCTTTCCATTCTTCGAGTTTTATATATTTAGGATTTAATATTCCATTCTCGCTCAGAATCATGGCCCTTTCAATCATGCTTCTGAGCTCACGAACGTTTCCGGGCCAGTGATACCGCAAAAAAAGCTCTCTGACCTCTTCCGGTATAAAAATTGTATTTTTATGAAGCTCTTGTCTGAAAATTTCCGTAAAGTAATCGGTAAGAAGTGGTATATCCTCTTTTCTCTTTAGCAGTGATGGCATCTCAAAGCTTATTACGTTAAGACGATGATACAAATCCGAACGGAAAAGGTTCTCACGAATAAGCTCCTTGAGGTCCCTATTAGTCGCAGCGATGACCCTTGCATCCACACTGATTTCACTGGTTCCTCCTATCCTTCTGAACCTCCTTTCCTCGATTACTTTTACCAGCTTTGCCTGGAGTGTAAGGCTCATATCTCCAATCTCATCCATGAAAATCGTTCCTTTATCTGCCAGCTCAAGAATGCCTTTTTTCGTCTTTTTTGCATCTGTAAAAGCCCCAGCCTCGTAGCCGAAAAGTTCGCTTTCAAGGAGTGTTTCGGGAATCGCCGCACAGTTTAACTCTATGAATGGTTTTTCGGCTCTTGCACCATTAAAGTGGAGGAGCCTCGCCGCCAGCCCTTTCCCGGTTCCGCTCTCTCCGGTAATAAGAATTGTTTTACAATCAGTCGAAACTAAATTGTGAAATAGGCAAATAACATCCTGGATAGCCTTGCTCCTTCCGATAAGGGAATTGAATCCGTATTTTTCTTGCTCTTTTTCGGCTGCAGCGGTCAACGCGCTGCTGAGTGCATTCATTATAGTCACTTTTAATTTATCAATGGAGATTGGTTTTTCCATAAAATCATAAACGCCCATTTTGATAGCCGATACAGCTTCCTGGATGTCTCCCTGGTCAGTCATAATAATTGTGGTGGGCTTAGGCTCAAGGTTATCTATGCTCTTAAAAACCTCAAGACCATTCAAATCCGCTAACTTTAAACAAAGAAGAACAACATCCGGATTTTCTTTCCTAGCGTATTCGATACCGTCTTTTCCTGTCGAACTAAAAATAACTCTGTATCCTTCTTGAAGTAAAACTGGCTCTAATTGTTTGGATAAATGTTCGTCATTGTCTATTATCAAAACAGTTGCACTCACTATATTCACCACTCTTGACTCAAGTAATTATCGACCTGCAAATTAGATCATATAAGTCCTCAGAGATACTGTGTATGTATTAATACCAAATCTTACGGTTACGGTTCAATCAGGAGTTCTACGTATTTTATCTACACTAACTGGGTATTTGCTGTATAAGCAAAGAATTATTATCGGCAGGTAGCTAACGAGTCTATCTGACCGACCTAGAATAGATATGTCTAATTGTGAGTACTTTAATTTGTGTTTCTCGGGGAAATTGGTATCAGAACTCAGCTAATGCCGTTTTGTATGGCAAACTTTACCAGGTCCACTAATTTGTTAATCTCCAGTTTTCTCATGATATTTGCCCTGTGAGTCTCCACCGTTCTTACGCTTATAGAAATCTCTTCGGCGATGTCGTTATTACTGTATCCATTGACGATGTATCTTAATATCTCCTTTTCCTTGTCGGTGAGAACCTCCATCTTACTGGATGCCTGGCTTAGCCGGGCCAGTATCTGGTCGGGTAATGTGTAGAAGGGACTGTCGAATAAGGTGTTCTCGAAGACTACCAGGCGATGGGTGCTGAGAAGATTCATCAAATCCTGGCCGGCGATTTTTTTTATATCGTACTGACACATGAATATTATAGGCATTTCCGAGGAAAGTTTATCCAGTAAAGCTTCTC
The Thermodesulfobacteriota bacterium DNA segment above includes these coding regions:
- a CDS encoding sigma-54 dependent transcriptional regulator; the protein is MNIVSATVLIIDNDEHLSKQLEPVLLQEGYRVIFSSTGKDGIEYARKENPDVVLLCLKLADLNGLEVFKSIDNLEPKPTTIIMTDQGDIQEAVSAIKMGVYDFMEKPISIDKLKVTIMNALSSALTAAAEKEQEKYGFNSLIGRSKAIQDVICLFHNLVSTDCKTILITGESGTGKGLAARLLHFNGARAEKPFIELNCAAIPETLLESELFGYEAGAFTDAKKTKKGILELADKGTIFMDEIGDMSLTLQAKLVKVIEERRFRRIGGTSEISVDARVIAATNRDLKELIRENLFRSDLYHRLNVISFEMPSLLKRKEDIPLLTDYFTEIFRQELHKNTIFIPEEVRELFLRYHWPGNVRELRSMIERAMILSENGILNPKYIKLEEWKGSNVKVEKSGNKIILEIPLEDASLQRIEEKIIRKALDLNKWNQTKTAAMLKMRREALIHRMKKMGLHY